TTCTGTTTGCTGATTAATTGAAAAATTAAACTCAAATTTCTCGTTTGCATGACTAATGACAGAGAATGAGATTATTATAATTATGAGAGACAGTTGTTTCATTTTTCCAATATTAGCGCTAACTAGTTTATATGTCTACTAAAACTACCATATATTTCCCATACGGGAGTGTTATGTGCACCTTTGGTATCTGATGTTTAAAATTAACCAGGAGAAAGTCGTTTTCATTTGTCGGTCATTTTAGTGTTTCCAATGTAATTAATTTCTTTCGAAATCGTATTTTGGGCTGTTCCAAAACAGCTGGAAATGAGGTTGCCCAATTTCCGTTCGCATATCAGATCCGACCGTTCACATACCAGATCCGTACGTTCATCAAAAAGATCGGCATGTTCGTCAAAAAAATTGGGATAGGTTAATTTTCTAATTTATATTCAGTACACGGTTTTGCGGAGACAGATAAAATCAGCAGGAATTTAGTGGAGAATGAAACGCGGGATGGATGAACCGTTACAGCGTTCATTGACCGGCCAACCCCGGAACGGATAAGCTGCATGTTGGCACTTTGCCCGGCTATACTGCGGTTTCGCGGCGTCCGGATGAAATCGAATATCCGCTTCGGCATCGAAAAAAGGGGCTGTTGAAAATTTCAACGACAAGAAATGGCGCCAAATGGACCCGTTGAAAATTTCAGCGAGGTGAAATGGCCACAAAAGAGCGAATTGAAAATTTCAACGGCATGAAATCGTCAGAAATTACCCAATTGAAAATTTCAGCGACATGAATCGGTCAGAAATTACCCAATTGAAAATTTCAACAGCATGAAATGGCGACGTGGGGACCTCCTGAAAATTTCAACAACAAAAAATAAACACTAAACAAACTATATCACTTTTCTAAAACGCTAAAATTATGGATGAAAAACAGTTTTCGACATTGTATGTTGCCCGTTTGAAGATTAACGACCTGTATTCGCTCAACAATTCGACCATCGGGCGTGCCAGACTCGTAGCAGCAGGTTTTGGTGCCGTGGCCGCGGCTGCTTTTACCAAACTTGAAACCAATAACGCCGCGATGGGCGCACAGATGAATAAATCGGGCCAGAACGATGTGAGCAAGCAACTGGCTAACCTGGATGCCGACCGCGACGACCGGTTTGCCGAAATCAAGCGAAACATTTCCACCGCTCTGAAGGGCCGCGATGAAGCGAAAAAGACGGCGGCTCAAAACCTGAAGAGCTTTTTTAAGCCTTACTGGAATGTCAATACAAAGCCGATGAACACCGAAACCGGTGTATTCATGGAAATGCTGGAGAAATACAACGCCAACGAGGCCCTCAAAGCCGATGCGGCTACCATCGGGATAGCCGATATGCTCACCGGCCTGGAAACAGCTAACACGGCATTCAACACGCTTTATGAAGACCGCGACGACGTGGATGCCGAAAACGGGCCGTCGGCTACCAGTTTGAAGAGCGCGGCAGCCAAGAGCTACGAGCAGTTTTGTACGGCTATTGAGCAGGCGGTGAACTTCACCCCCTCGGATGTGCTGACAAAGTTGTTTGGACAAATGGACGAGCTCCGGAAGACCTATGCCGAGCTGAACGGCCGGAAAAGCGACGATGGAGATGCCTCTGACGAAACTACCGAAACGGAATAAACGAACCGGCAATCCAGTTGGGAATTTGGAAAATGGGCCGCAGGCAAACCTGCCAGGGATAATAAACCTGGCAGGTTTTTTTTTGTGACCCTGTCGGTGGTTGGAAACCCCGACAGTGGTATTCGACTGCAGCGATTCCAATGAGCCTGTAAGGCTCCAATTCTATAGCTTGGGGCAACGCCCCAAGTCAAATGTTCATGCGAAACAAGAACGAAGCCTGAAGGGCTTCGACTATCATTTTTCCCATTGGATTGCAATCATGAAGTGTGCCAGCCCTACAGGCTGGTGATACCGCTATGGCGCCTGTCCTTGGGGCGTTGCCCCAAGTTTTGGAATGCCAGGCTTTCAGCCTGTATTTCGATAGCCTGACAGCGTCGACAGACCTGTCAGCGTATTGAGGGCGATTTTTAGAAAAACTATTCTTTGCTTACATCCCTCACCAATATCTGGTCAAAATCGTCCCACGGAAAACTTAGCTCCATAGCCGTACAAGGGCCGCAAACAAAATGAACGGAATCGTTCTTTTGGAATTTGAAGCTGATTTTATAGGAATATTTCAAGCTATCGGGAAAAAAGTGTGGTCCACAGTTGCTCCCGTCATAATCCGGGGAAAGAAGTTCTTCGGGGATCGCATACAGGCTGTCGGATAACCCAAAGGTATAAAAATCCATTGGCCATTCCGAATTGGCATTCCCGCTGTTCTCAAGCAAAATGCAATAAGCCCTGGCGGTTTGGTTCCCCGTTGCCTGTCCGTTTTCGATATCTGTTTCGTCACAAATAAATGACCCGACGATGTATCCGGTTACAGGCCCGGAATATGCCGTGTCGCTTTTTTCATCTCCGTTGTTATGACTCTTTTCACATCCGGTGTTTATGATGCTCAACAGAAAAAGCAAGAGACTGATTTTTGCTAGTGTTGTTTTCATTGGTAACTGATGATTTTGGTAATGATATAACGCTTGGCCGATGGTGGGCCAACAAGAGTGTAGCAAGGTGCAGGAGGATTCGGCGAAAACAGATAGGGATCTTGTCTTTCCTCTTCTGTTAATTCTCGGTAGGTAAAATATAGTTTCGTTCCGATGGTTTGAGGAACAGAATCGGGAATACCGATTTTAGAGAAATATGGTACGCCAATTGCATTTTGATAGGTCAATGGTTTCGTGTCTTCCTCTAATGTGTTGAATGTTCCTGCTGTTCCGATTCCCTGTGGATTGTCTACTTCTATTAAAACAACTTCGCCATAACATTGGGTGGTAACATCGATAATGGTTCCTTTAGCATGATTCAAGGGAAGTTTTTCCGGTTCGTTGTTTTTATCACATCCTGCCCAAATCATGCTTAAAAGGAAAAGCGGCAGGAGGATTTTTAGCGTGGTTCGTTTCATGGTTCATCGGTCAGGTTATATATGGGGCAGATGACTAGAGGACTTAATTGGTTGCAGCGATATTGGTGTTATGGAACATCAGGTTTGCATCAGGGGACATTCTTTTTGCCCGATTTTCGCAACCCGAAATTAACTACAGTTTGTCGAACCACTCTTCCAACGAGTCGATCGCTTTCATCATCTTGCTGCAGTAGGTGCGGAGGAAGGCCTCGTCGAGTTCTTTATCGTGGTATTCAATCATCGCTTTGTTAAGCACCAACTCGCCGTCAAAATCGACATAAGCCATCCGGCAGGTGAGTTCCTCGGTTTGCCGCCCGAAATCGATTCCCGGCAGGATAGCGATGCCGGTTTCCTGCAACAGGGCTTCACATAATTCGAACGAGGTGAGGATTCCTTTTACCGCCAGCTTTTCACGGTAGTAATTAAAGTTGGGAAACAGGTAAAAAGCCCCTTTCGGTGAAG
This Prolixibacter sp. NT017 DNA region includes the following protein-coding sequences:
- a CDS encoding DUF6261 family protein; translated protein: MDEKQFSTLYVARLKINDLYSLNNSTIGRARLVAAGFGAVAAAAFTKLETNNAAMGAQMNKSGQNDVSKQLANLDADRDDRFAEIKRNISTALKGRDEAKKTAAQNLKSFFKPYWNVNTKPMNTETGVFMEMLEKYNANEALKADAATIGIADMLTGLETANTAFNTLYEDRDDVDAENGPSATSLKSAAAKSYEQFCTAIEQAVNFTPSDVLTKLFGQMDELRKTYAELNGRKSDDGDASDETTETE